A stretch of Deinococcus aquiradiocola DNA encodes these proteins:
- a CDS encoding HpcH/HpaI aldolase/citrate lyase family protein, which produces MPAPTPQPTAQPYRSVLYVPADNARAVQKARALNADAVVLDLEDAVHPDAKAAARTAATQALRGGFGCPVMLRLNGLDSPHFQADLEAALLSAPAGIVLPKAEDARAVRELHLGVPLWLMIETPLGVLRAPELAAVPGVAGLMVGANDLHLALHARRTPDRAALAYTLGAVLLAARAAGVTALDAVYNDLHDLQGLERECVQARDLGYDGKTLIHPAQVDVANRAFGVTEEEAQAARDLLATWDAAGAGVVTHQGRMIEDLHARQARDTLARHAREQRTA; this is translated from the coding sequence ATGCCCGCCCCCACCCCCCAGCCGACCGCGCAGCCGTACCGGTCGGTGCTGTATGTTCCCGCCGACAACGCCCGCGCCGTGCAGAAGGCCCGCGCCCTGAACGCCGACGCCGTCGTGCTGGACCTCGAAGACGCCGTCCACCCGGACGCCAAGGCCGCCGCCCGCACGGCCGCCACCCAGGCCCTGCGCGGCGGCTTCGGCTGCCCCGTGATGCTGCGCCTGAATGGCCTGGACTCCCCGCACTTCCAGGCGGACCTGGAGGCCGCCCTGCTGTCCGCGCCCGCCGGCATCGTGCTGCCCAAGGCGGAGGACGCCCGCGCCGTGCGCGAACTGCACCTCGGCGTGCCGCTGTGGCTGATGATCGAGACGCCGCTCGGCGTGCTGCGCGCGCCCGAACTGGCGGCCGTGCCGGGCGTGGCGGGCCTGATGGTCGGCGCGAACGACCTGCACCTCGCCCTCCACGCCCGCCGCACCCCGGACCGCGCCGCGCTCGCGTACACGCTGGGTGCCGTGCTGCTCGCCGCGCGCGCGGCAGGCGTCACGGCACTCGACGCGGTGTACAACGACCTGCACGACCTGCAGGGCCTGGAGCGCGAGTGCGTGCAGGCCCGCGACCTCGGCTACGACGGCAAGACCCTCATCCACCCGGCGCAGGTGGACGTGGCGAACCGCGCGTTCGGCGTGACGGAAGAGGAAGCCCAGGCGGCCCGCGACCTGCTGGCGACGTGGGATGCGGCCGGGGCGGGCGTCGTCACGCACCAGGGCCGCATGATCGAGGACCTCCACGCCCGGCAGGCGCGCGACACCCTCGCCCGGCACGCCCGCGAGCAGCGCACCGCCTGA
- a CDS encoding XdhC family protein, with amino-acid sequence MNPAETRMLLAALDAALERGQRAAIATVVRVRGSAYRREGTRMLVLDDGAQVCMLSGGCLEGEVVEAALGIIASGTPEIVHYDLSEDATWGLGLGCGGSVDVRLERVERDPVTLAWLDALRSGDAAALCVPIHGGGRFLLREHPGHGETGESETLLGQLDDPALHAFAVTAARARLHTRDPRAATVAAPDGQEVFIDVNAPAPELVIYGAGHDAIPLSAQAVTLGYRVTVVDPRDAYLTRGRFPGAALSPLAPEDLHGNLVLTPRTQAIIMNHHLDRDRVCLWHALNSAAPFIGMLGPRSRYHQLTDALAQEGLHATPEQLARVHSPVGLSVGAEAPEEVALSILGELMAWRRGAAGQPLNGHEGPIHHTYAARRELEQDPEPQPG; translated from the coding sequence ATGAACCCAGCCGAAACGAGGATGCTGCTGGCGGCCCTGGACGCCGCCCTGGAACGCGGACAGCGGGCCGCCATCGCCACGGTCGTGCGCGTCAGGGGCAGCGCGTACCGGCGCGAAGGGACCCGCATGCTGGTCCTCGACGACGGCGCGCAGGTCTGCATGCTGTCCGGCGGGTGCCTGGAAGGCGAGGTGGTGGAGGCCGCACTCGGCATCATCGCGTCCGGCACGCCCGAGATCGTGCACTACGACCTCTCCGAGGACGCCACCTGGGGCCTCGGGCTCGGCTGCGGCGGCAGCGTGGACGTGCGCCTGGAACGCGTGGAGCGCGACCCCGTCACGCTCGCGTGGCTGGACGCCCTGCGTTCCGGCGACGCGGCCGCCCTGTGCGTCCCCATTCACGGCGGGGGCCGCTTCCTGCTGCGCGAACACCCCGGCCACGGCGAGACCGGGGAGAGCGAGACGCTGCTCGGCCAGCTGGACGACCCGGCCCTGCACGCCTTCGCGGTGACGGCCGCCCGCGCCCGCCTGCACACCCGCGACCCGCGCGCCGCGACCGTCGCCGCGCCGGACGGGCAGGAGGTCTTCATCGACGTGAACGCGCCCGCACCGGAACTCGTCATCTACGGCGCCGGACACGACGCCATCCCGCTGTCCGCGCAGGCCGTCACGCTCGGGTACCGCGTCACGGTCGTCGACCCGCGCGACGCGTACCTCACGCGCGGCCGCTTTCCCGGCGCGGCCCTCTCGCCGCTCGCGCCGGAGGACCTGCACGGGAACCTCGTCCTCACGCCGCGCACGCAGGCCATCATCATGAACCACCACCTCGACCGGGACCGCGTGTGCCTGTGGCACGCCCTGAACAGCGCCGCGCCCTTCATCGGGATGCTCGGCCCGCGCAGCCGCTACCACCAGCTCACGGACGCCCTCGCGCAGGAGGGCCTGCACGCCACGCCCGAACAATTGGCGCGCGTGCACAGCCCCGTCGGCCTGAGCGTCGGCGCGGAAGCGCCCGAGGAGGTCGCGCTCAGCATCCTCGGCGAACTGATGGCGTGGCGGCGCGGCGCGGCCGGACAGCCGCTCAACGGCCACGAAGGACCCATCCACCACACGTACGCCGCCCGCCGCGAACTCGAACAGGACCCCGAACCGCAGCCCGGCTGA
- a CDS encoding nucleotidyltransferase family protein, whose translation MTDSGRVVGVVLAAGLSTRLGRPKQLVPLAGRALVWHTTRALLDAAPTGGVLVVTPPGPLGEQVRAALAGLDVTLTENVRPDLGISESFRAAIRALPPGTDAANFVLGDMPLVTAAMQARVLAAYAQARPPLVLARFGPEGVRAPPHVFRADLFPHFSQQGDHGPRHVIREYAGQAVWVDLPLEALRDVDTPQDVAGMQATFGS comes from the coding sequence ATGACGGATTCCGGCAGGGTGGTGGGCGTGGTGCTCGCGGCGGGCCTCAGCACGCGCCTGGGCCGCCCGAAACAGCTCGTCCCGCTCGCCGGGCGCGCCCTGGTGTGGCACACGACGCGCGCCCTGCTGGACGCCGCGCCCACGGGCGGCGTGCTGGTCGTCACGCCGCCCGGCCCGCTGGGAGAACAGGTGCGGGCCGCGCTGGCGGGGCTGGACGTGACTCTCACCGAGAACGTCCGGCCGGACCTGGGAATCTCCGAGAGTTTCCGCGCCGCGATCCGGGCCCTGCCGCCCGGCACGGACGCCGCGAACTTCGTGCTGGGCGACATGCCGCTCGTCACGGCGGCCATGCAGGCGCGCGTGCTGGCCGCGTATGCGCAGGCGCGACCGCCGCTGGTGCTGGCCCGCTTCGGCCCGGAGGGCGTGCGCGCTCCGCCGCACGTGTTCCGCGCGGACCTTTTCCCGCACTTCTCGCAGCAGGGCGACCACGGGCCACGGCACGTCATCCGGGAGTACGCGGGGCAGGCCGTGTGGGTGGACCTGCCGCTGGAGGCGCTGCGGGACGTGGACACGCCGCAGGACGTGGCGGGCATGCAGGCCACGTTCGGGAGCTGA
- a CDS encoding RsmB/NOP family class I SAM-dependent RNA methyltransferase, translating into MTSPRSRPGRARPAQDRTAQDRTSQDRAARDDRPRQDAPQDGAGRARFVHANPARALSVRVLVSVMAGDSFAAHALDDALSHADLPPRDAGLCTHLVYGTLRYAPLLEAALAPLLRGETPLKARALLLCATFEKLVLGTPPHAVVNEYVTLARTGFGPPALVNAVLRRVEAPDGLNPDLTLPGWLAGQYREAFGAQSSAVIADLLQPQPLWLRLTPAGQDSLLDEGSRLVAGEGTEAAFGDVARVELNRPLRATEAYEQGWAQPINPASMACVLALGDVDGHAVLDLAGGAGIKAAMLSAAGANVTSVDRVPGKHRAARNNMKRLGLNANFITADLTQAPDLTPGDRVLLDAPCTGSGTLRSHPEIKLRLTPQAVQDAALLQAQMLDTAAGLTAPGGVLVYSVCSVTQAEGPQAVQGFLTRHPEFTPEALPDLLVPAVPSGDGALTLPLGGVDGFFIARLRKRAD; encoded by the coding sequence ATGACGTCCCCCCGTTCCCGCCCCGGCCGCGCCCGCCCGGCCCAGGACCGCACCGCCCAGGACCGCACCTCACAGGACCGTGCCGCACGGGACGACCGGCCCCGCCAGGACGCCCCGCAGGACGGCGCGGGCCGCGCGCGCTTCGTGCACGCCAACCCCGCCCGCGCCCTCAGCGTCCGCGTGCTCGTGTCGGTCATGGCGGGCGACAGTTTCGCCGCGCACGCCCTCGACGACGCCCTCAGCCACGCGGACCTCCCGCCGCGCGACGCGGGCCTGTGCACGCACCTCGTGTACGGCACCCTGAGGTACGCGCCGCTGCTGGAGGCCGCCCTCGCGCCCCTGCTGCGCGGCGAGACGCCCCTCAAGGCGCGCGCGCTGCTGCTGTGCGCCACCTTCGAGAAACTCGTGCTCGGCACGCCCCCGCACGCCGTCGTGAACGAGTACGTCACGCTGGCCCGCACCGGCTTCGGTCCGCCCGCCCTGGTGAACGCCGTGCTGCGCCGCGTGGAAGCCCCGGACGGCCTGAACCCCGACCTGACCCTCCCAGGATGGCTGGCCGGACAGTACCGTGAGGCCTTCGGCGCGCAGTCGAGCGCCGTGATCGCCGACCTGCTGCAACCGCAGCCGCTGTGGTTGCGCCTCACGCCCGCCGGGCAGGACAGCCTCCTCGACGAGGGCAGCCGCCTCGTCGCCGGGGAAGGCACCGAGGCCGCGTTCGGGGACGTGGCGCGCGTCGAACTGAACCGCCCGCTGCGCGCCACCGAGGCGTACGAGCAGGGCTGGGCGCAGCCGATCAATCCCGCCAGCATGGCCTGCGTTCTCGCGCTCGGCGACGTGGACGGCCACGCCGTCCTCGACCTCGCGGGCGGCGCGGGCATCAAGGCCGCCATGCTCAGCGCCGCCGGAGCGAACGTCACCAGCGTGGACCGCGTGCCCGGTAAGCACCGTGCCGCGCGCAACAACATGAAACGCCTCGGACTGAACGCGAACTTCATCACGGCCGACCTCACGCAGGCCCCGGACCTCACGCCCGGCGACCGCGTTCTGCTCGACGCGCCCTGCACCGGCAGCGGCACCCTCCGCTCCCACCCGGAAATCAAGCTGCGCCTCACCCCGCAGGCCGTGCAGGACGCCGCGCTCCTCCAGGCACAGATGCTCGACACGGCCGCAGGCCTCACCGCGCCCGGCGGGGTCCTCGTGTACAGCGTGTGCAGCGTCACGCAGGCCGAAGGTCCGCAGGCCGTGCAGGGCTTCCTGACGCGCCACCCGGAATTCACGCCCGAAGCGCTCCCGGACCTGCTCGTCCCGGCCGTCCCGAGCGGCGACGGCGCCCTGACCCTCCCGCTCGGCGGGGTGGACGGCTTCTTCATCGCGCGCCTGCGGAAGCGCGCCGACTGA
- a CDS encoding peptidylprolyl isomerase, whose translation MRSAQLTTLALCTLALGLAACAPQAKQAQQTTAPATSTPATATPTTPATTPAATYTPVAFLSEQPVRKFTAAKQVLDPARKYRAVLTTSKGVVTVDLNSTAAPIAVNSFVFLSLNHFYDGLTFHRVVNGFVAQGGDPEGTGAGGPGYSFTTETSPTARFDSAGVLGMARAQSRDSNGSQFFITLAPADFLTGDYSVFGKVVDGQKAVDALTKTENGSARPDTIVSVQILSAAR comes from the coding sequence ATGCGCTCCGCACAACTGACCACGCTGGCCCTCTGCACGCTGGCCCTCGGCCTCGCCGCCTGCGCCCCCCAGGCGAAACAGGCGCAGCAGACCACCGCGCCCGCCACGAGCACGCCCGCCACGGCCACGCCGACCACACCGGCGACCACACCGGCCGCGACGTACACGCCCGTCGCGTTCCTCAGCGAGCAGCCCGTCCGCAAGTTCACGGCCGCGAAACAGGTGCTGGACCCCGCCAGGAAGTACCGGGCCGTCCTGACGACCAGCAAGGGCGTGGTCACCGTCGACCTCAACAGCACGGCCGCGCCCATCGCCGTGAACAGCTTCGTGTTCCTGTCCCTGAACCACTTCTACGACGGGCTGACCTTCCACCGCGTCGTGAACGGCTTCGTCGCGCAGGGCGGCGACCCGGAAGGGACCGGCGCGGGCGGCCCCGGCTACAGCTTCACGACCGAGACGAGCCCCACGGCCCGCTTCGACAGTGCGGGCGTGCTCGGCATGGCCCGCGCGCAGAGCCGTGACAGCAACGGCTCGCAGTTCTTCATCACGCTCGCGCCCGCCGACTTCCTGACCGGCGACTACAGCGTGTTCGGCAAGGTCGTGGACGGCCAGAAGGCCGTGGACGCCCTCACCAAGACCGAGAACGGCAGCGCCAGGCCCGACACCATCGTCAGCGTGCAGATCCTCTCCGCCGCCCGCTGA
- a CDS encoding DUF1345 domain-containing protein has protein sequence MLRLSIAGVIGVLTGVFLPPESRWELHALAGWCAACVVFLLMSGWVFFTTDAHNTRRLATREDDSRAVSSLIVLAGSLVSLGGVIYALTQVSGMQKSGQGVEATVLTVLGLLSVALSWLMIQAVYTFRYAHLYYDAPEGGIEFQDEGHPDYLDFVYLAVTIGMTFQVSDTNLTQKTIRRSLTGHALIGYVYNTVLVALTINTVAGLIG, from the coding sequence GTGCTGAGACTGAGTATCGCGGGTGTGATCGGCGTCCTGACCGGCGTGTTCCTCCCGCCGGAGTCCCGCTGGGAACTGCACGCGCTGGCCGGGTGGTGCGCGGCGTGCGTGGTGTTCCTGCTGATGTCCGGGTGGGTGTTCTTCACGACGGACGCGCACAACACGCGCCGACTCGCCACGCGTGAGGACGACAGCCGCGCCGTGTCGAGCCTGATCGTGCTGGCGGGCAGCCTCGTGAGTCTGGGCGGCGTGATCTACGCGCTCACGCAGGTGAGCGGCATGCAGAAGTCCGGGCAGGGCGTGGAGGCGACGGTCCTCACGGTGCTGGGCCTGCTGTCGGTGGCGCTGTCGTGGCTGATGATTCAGGCGGTGTACACCTTCCGGTACGCGCACCTGTACTACGACGCGCCGGAGGGCGGCATCGAGTTTCAGGACGAGGGGCACCCCGACTACCTGGATTTCGTGTATCTGGCCGTCACGATCGGCATGACGTTTCAGGTGTCGGACACCAACCTGACGCAGAAGACGATCCGGCGCAGCCTGACGGGGCACGCCCTGATCGGGTACGTGTACAACACGGTGCTCGTGGCGCTCACCATCAACACCGTCGCGGGCCTGATCGGGTAG